The following are encoded in a window of Mycolicibacterium tusciae JS617 genomic DNA:
- a CDS encoding nuclear transport factor 2 family protein, which translates to MTQTPDALVTEFCKKWSSPDAAELASYFTEDGVYHNVPMDPVTGPAAIKEFIAGFTAAFDGIDFQVHRQVSDGNIVMNERTDVMRRKDGDEIALPVMGVFEVVGGKIVKWSDYFDMATVTKAFA; encoded by the coding sequence ATGACACAAACCCCCGATGCGCTGGTCACCGAGTTCTGTAAAAAGTGGTCCTCCCCCGATGCGGCCGAGTTGGCCTCCTACTTCACCGAAGACGGCGTGTATCACAACGTCCCGATGGATCCGGTGACCGGACCGGCGGCGATCAAGGAGTTCATCGCCGGGTTCACGGCGGCGTTCGACGGCATCGACTTCCAGGTGCACCGACAGGTCAGCGACGGAAACATCGTGATGAACGAGCGCACCGACGTCATGCGCCGCAAGGACGGTGACGAGATCGCGCTGCCGGTGATGGGTGTCTTCGAGGTCGTCGGCGGAAAGATCGTCAAGTGGTCGGACTACTTCGACATGGCGACGGTGACGAAGGCCTTCGCCTAG
- a CDS encoding adenylate/guanylate cyclase domain-containing protein, translating into MGAQIAAYVLGAVAAVEAVVLVVLYVQRNRERAELEELRSRVDTRNMLLSGGREAVKTVWQTANILRKDGFGAAVRSSIEDLADWAEVERPDLARLAPSGRVAILFSDIEESTALNERIGDRAWVRLISRHDKMVRRHVAKYSGHVVKSQGDGFMVAFAQPDQAVRCSLDIQRSLRRDPNGIRVRIGIHVGKSVRRGDDLFGRNVAMAARVASAADGGEVLVSREVRDALTDLDGFEFDGGRDSDLKGFSGTYRLYAVAA; encoded by the coding sequence ATGGGTGCACAGATCGCGGCCTACGTCCTTGGTGCGGTCGCCGCGGTAGAGGCCGTCGTGCTCGTCGTGCTCTATGTCCAACGCAACCGCGAGCGCGCCGAACTCGAGGAACTGCGCAGCCGAGTCGACACCAGAAACATGCTGCTCTCCGGGGGTCGTGAGGCCGTCAAGACGGTATGGCAGACGGCCAACATCCTGCGCAAGGACGGGTTCGGCGCCGCCGTGCGATCCTCGATCGAAGACCTCGCGGACTGGGCCGAGGTCGAACGTCCGGACCTGGCGCGGCTGGCACCGAGCGGCCGGGTCGCGATCCTGTTCTCCGACATCGAGGAGTCCACCGCACTCAACGAACGCATCGGCGATCGGGCCTGGGTCAGGCTGATCAGCAGGCACGACAAGATGGTGCGCCGGCATGTGGCGAAGTATTCGGGTCATGTGGTCAAGAGCCAGGGCGACGGGTTCATGGTCGCCTTCGCCCAGCCCGACCAGGCGGTGCGGTGCAGCCTCGATATCCAACGCTCACTTCGGAGGGATCCCAACGGCATTCGGGTGCGCATCGGAATCCATGTGGGTAAGTCGGTGCGGCGCGGTGACGACCTGTTCGGGCGCAACGTCGCAATGGCAGCCCGCGTGGCCAGTGCGGCCGACGGCGGTGAGGTGTTGGTCAGCAGGGAGGTGCGCGACGCGCTCACCGATCTCGACGGCTTCGAGTTCGACGGTGGCCGCGACAGCGACCTCAAGGGGTTCAGCGGGACCTACCGGCTCTACGCCGTCGCGGCCTAA
- a CDS encoding guanylate cyclase yields the protein MNPSTVSLAKALDETRTGDLWLFRGSSGPDRAIQTMSNSPVNHVGMTIAIEDLPPLIWHAELGDKLTDMWTGGNHRGVQLNDARQVVERWVHNYHQRCWFRELTPYASRDQEDRALKVVARMDGTPFPSTAKLTGRWFRGRLNTADFTRGIPFLHNKVREATQRKKQETLQVGLETAYCAETVAITYEEMGLLSTEKHYNWFDPGVFWSGDELPLAPGYKLGDEIAVVVPPSGG from the coding sequence GTGAATCCAAGCACGGTATCGCTGGCCAAGGCGCTCGATGAGACCCGCACCGGCGATCTCTGGCTGTTCCGTGGCAGTTCAGGGCCCGATCGTGCGATTCAGACGATGAGCAACAGCCCGGTAAATCACGTTGGGATGACGATCGCAATCGAGGATCTGCCGCCGCTGATTTGGCACGCCGAACTGGGCGACAAGCTGACGGACATGTGGACGGGCGGCAATCATCGAGGCGTTCAGCTCAACGACGCACGCCAGGTCGTGGAGCGATGGGTGCACAACTATCACCAACGCTGCTGGTTTCGTGAGCTGACGCCATACGCCAGCCGCGATCAGGAGGACCGCGCCCTCAAAGTGGTTGCCCGCATGGACGGCACGCCATTTCCCAGCACCGCCAAACTGACCGGCCGGTGGTTTCGCGGCCGATTGAACACCGCGGACTTCACGCGAGGAATCCCGTTCCTGCACAACAAGGTTCGCGAGGCCACGCAACGCAAGAAGCAGGAGACGCTGCAGGTCGGCCTCGAGACCGCCTACTGCGCCGAAACCGTCGCCATCACCTACGAGGAGATGGGACTGCTATCGACGGAGAAGCACTACAACTGGTTCGACCCCGGGGTGTTCTGGAGCGGTGACGAGCTGCCGCTCGCGCCCGGCTACAAGCTCGGCGACGAAATCGCCGTCGTCGTCCCGCCGAGCGGGGGTTAG
- a CDS encoding LmeA family phospholipid-binding protein, with protein MTPPQRPGQPDWRGGGPPPDPTTQRLPSVGRPEPPTDQLRAQRRSPPTGPTRKIRRAQSPADAMATQKIPSAQASPSPSLTGTQESARRGSRRPIILIAVIVLALVAGGLAGAELFARHRADSILVAVAECVVEDGASVAFGVNPPFLWQYLTGDYTNISVTTDGDRVQSANGMTAEVSLADVRLHDSADSKGTIGSLDATLSWKSTGIKDTVAENLPGVGNLVTGVRTDPPAGTVILEAGDNNVTAKPVVTDGDLNLEVLEVTGPLPKDAVQSALDELTKKLNDNYPLGIHADSVEVTGAGVVGKFSSQNASIPNEDANPCFAGL; from the coding sequence GTGACGCCGCCGCAACGCCCCGGTCAACCTGATTGGCGCGGGGGTGGACCACCGCCGGACCCGACGACCCAGCGGCTGCCGTCTGTTGGACGTCCGGAGCCGCCGACAGACCAGCTGCGCGCGCAGCGACGGTCCCCGCCCACCGGGCCCACCCGGAAAATCCGGCGGGCCCAGTCACCGGCCGACGCGATGGCGACGCAGAAGATCCCGTCGGCGCAGGCGTCACCGTCACCGTCGCTCACCGGAACGCAGGAGAGCGCACGCCGCGGTAGCCGTCGGCCGATCATCCTGATCGCGGTCATCGTGCTCGCCCTGGTGGCCGGCGGGCTTGCCGGCGCCGAGCTCTTCGCCCGGCACCGCGCGGACTCGATCTTGGTGGCGGTCGCCGAATGCGTCGTAGAGGACGGCGCCTCCGTCGCGTTCGGCGTGAATCCGCCCTTCCTGTGGCAGTACCTCACCGGCGACTACACGAATATCTCGGTCACCACCGACGGCGACCGGGTGCAGAGCGCCAACGGTATGACGGCCGAGGTGTCCCTTGCTGACGTGCGGTTGCACGATTCCGCAGACTCAAAGGGCACCATCGGATCGCTCGATGCGACGCTCAGCTGGAAGTCGACCGGCATCAAGGACACCGTCGCGGAAAACCTGCCCGGTGTGGGCAATCTCGTTACCGGTGTGCGCACCGACCCCCCCGCGGGCACGGTGATTCTGGAGGCCGGTGACAACAACGTCACCGCCAAACCCGTCGTCACTGACGGTGATCTGAACCTGGAAGTCCTCGAGGTGACGGGCCCGCTGCCGAAGGATGCGGTGCAGAGCGCACTGGACGAATTGACGAAGAAGCTGAACGACAACTACCCGCTCGGGATCCACGCCGACAGCGTCGAAGTGACCGGCGCGGGTGTCGTCGGAAAGTTCTCCAGTCAGAACGCGTCGATCCCAAACGAGGACGCCAATCCCTGCTTCGCGGGCCTCTAA
- a CDS encoding S1C family serine protease, which yields MTNTHPRAPRQPYHPPYADHVRGQAHPTGVTTDPYRSPYDWRYAGQAVIPSYDPYHTAHQEITGPIPVRPKKRSHGRIKVIGGVVAVAVVSGGVGAAVVAGQSEPSAVAPTTLADGPSSRPAANQPAGSVEQVAAKVMPSVVKLQIDSGRSSGEGSGIVLTSDGLILTNNHVVASAAASSGYGSGGDTRATVSFSDGQTVPFEVVGTDPSGDLAVVRAQGVSGLTPITIGSSADVQVGQNVVAIGSPLGLQGTVTTGIVSALNRPVSAGDGSGDAPSVIDAIQTDAAINPGNSGGALVNMNGELIGVNSAIATLGGGQEGSGPPNGSIGLGFAIPSDQAKRIANELISNGTATHGSLGVQLSKDPTASGAAIAKVVDGSPAAQAGLPSGAVITKVDDRVIDGPEALVAAVRSKAPGDTVTLTFVGESGAVETADVTLGQA from the coding sequence ATGACCAACACCCATCCGCGTGCCCCACGACAGCCATACCATCCGCCCTATGCGGATCATGTTAGGGGACAGGCGCATCCGACTGGCGTCACGACCGACCCATATCGCTCTCCCTACGACTGGCGCTATGCCGGACAAGCTGTTATCCCGTCCTATGATCCGTATCACACTGCGCATCAGGAAATTACGGGCCCAATTCCAGTTCGGCCGAAGAAGCGGTCCCATGGCCGCATCAAGGTGATCGGCGGAGTCGTCGCCGTCGCTGTGGTGAGTGGAGGGGTCGGCGCAGCTGTGGTAGCGGGTCAGTCGGAACCCTCGGCCGTCGCGCCCACCACTCTGGCCGATGGGCCGTCCAGCCGGCCGGCAGCCAACCAGCCAGCGGGTTCAGTGGAACAAGTCGCCGCCAAGGTGATGCCCAGTGTGGTCAAGTTGCAGATCGACTCGGGCCGTTCCAGTGGTGAGGGTTCCGGCATCGTTCTCACCTCGGACGGACTGATCCTGACCAACAATCACGTGGTCGCCTCGGCCGCTGCCTCCTCGGGCTATGGGAGTGGTGGCGACACCCGTGCCACCGTGTCCTTCTCCGACGGCCAGACCGTGCCGTTCGAGGTCGTGGGAACCGACCCGTCAGGCGACCTGGCCGTCGTTCGCGCCCAAGGGGTTTCGGGCCTCACGCCGATCACTATCGGCTCGTCCGCCGATGTTCAGGTTGGCCAGAATGTGGTCGCCATCGGTTCCCCGCTGGGCTTGCAGGGAACTGTGACAACGGGGATCGTCAGCGCACTCAATCGTCCAGTCTCCGCCGGAGACGGTTCCGGTGACGCGCCCTCGGTGATCGATGCCATCCAAACCGACGCAGCGATCAATCCGGGTAACTCGGGCGGTGCCTTGGTGAACATGAACGGTGAACTCATCGGGGTGAACTCCGCAATTGCGACGCTCGGTGGCGGCCAAGAAGGTTCCGGGCCGCCGAACGGCTCGATTGGACTCGGCTTCGCCATCCCCTCCGATCAGGCCAAGCGCATCGCCAACGAGTTGATATCGAACGGAACGGCCACCCACGGCTCGCTCGGGGTGCAACTCAGCAAGGACCCCACCGCCAGCGGCGCGGCTATCGCAAAGGTTGTCGACGGAAGCCCCGCCGCGCAGGCAGGACTGCCCAGCGGCGCGGTTATCACGAAGGTCGATGACCGGGTGATCGACGGGCCCGAGGCGCTGGTCGCTGCGGTGCGCTCGAAGGCGCCCGGCGACACTGTCACGCTCACATTCGTCGGCGAGTCCGGCGCCGTCGAGACCGCCGACGTCACCCTCGGGCAGGCATAG
- a CDS encoding acyltransferase family protein, whose amino-acid sequence MESRRISLPRTGDRATSLTGLRAVAALLIVGTHAAYGTGQLTNGYLGALYARLEIGVPIFFVLSGFLLFRPWVRAAAAGAPPPSLSRYAFHRVRRIAPAYVVVVLLAYALYQFRDAGPNPGHTWKGLLEHLTLTQIYEPVYFFVMHQGLTQTWSLAVEFAFYAILPLLAWLLLTVLCKGIWRPGLLLAGLGGLAAVTPVWLSLQHWVDSLPTSAGMWLPAHLLYFVGGMVLAVLQVLGARVRLLMAGPLALVSYLLVSTSIAGNVNTGEATLWQTLAKVALYATIACAAVAALVLGESHGFERLLSAAPVVRLGDISYEIFLLHVIIMEIVMASVLQWPVFTGSWVVVFVVTLAMTIPPAWLLHRWTRPSWSGRDAVTVQRTSRHGPLVSWDR is encoded by the coding sequence ATGGAGAGCCGACGAATTTCCCTGCCCCGCACCGGGGATCGGGCGACGTCGCTCACCGGCCTGCGTGCAGTCGCCGCGCTGCTGATCGTCGGCACCCACGCGGCGTACGGCACCGGGCAGCTGACGAATGGTTACCTCGGGGCGCTCTATGCGCGTTTGGAGATCGGCGTCCCGATCTTCTTCGTGTTGTCAGGGTTTCTGTTGTTCCGCCCGTGGGTGCGAGCAGCCGCAGCCGGAGCACCGCCACCGTCGTTGAGCCGATATGCATTTCATCGCGTGCGGCGTATCGCGCCGGCCTATGTGGTCGTGGTTCTGCTCGCTTACGCCCTGTACCAATTCCGCGACGCCGGCCCCAATCCCGGGCACACCTGGAAGGGTCTGTTGGAGCATCTCACCCTGACCCAGATCTACGAACCGGTCTACTTCTTCGTGATGCATCAGGGTTTGACCCAGACCTGGAGTCTGGCAGTCGAATTCGCCTTCTACGCGATCTTGCCGTTGCTGGCGTGGCTCTTGCTGACGGTGCTGTGCAAAGGGATTTGGCGACCGGGCCTGCTGCTGGCGGGTCTTGGCGGCCTCGCCGCAGTCACCCCGGTGTGGCTGTCGCTGCAGCACTGGGTCGACTCGCTACCCACCTCGGCAGGCATGTGGCTGCCGGCGCATCTGCTGTACTTCGTGGGCGGAATGGTGTTGGCGGTATTGCAGGTCCTCGGCGCGCGGGTGCGGTTGCTGATGGCGGGTCCGCTCGCTCTGGTCAGCTATCTGCTCGTGTCCACGTCGATCGCCGGGAACGTCAACACCGGTGAGGCCACGCTGTGGCAGACCCTGGCCAAGGTCGCCCTCTACGCCACCATCGCGTGCGCAGCGGTCGCCGCGCTGGTTCTTGGTGAAAGCCACGGCTTCGAACGACTGCTGAGCGCAGCTCCGGTCGTGCGGCTCGGCGACATTTCCTACGAGATCTTCCTGCTGCACGTGATCATCATGGAGATCGTCATGGCGTCGGTGTTGCAATGGCCGGTCTTCACCGGCTCCTGGGTCGTGGTCTTCGTAGTCACCCTGGCAATGACGATTCCACCGGCCTGGTTGCTGCACCGGTGGACGCGGCCGAGCTGGTCTGGGCGCGATGCGGTCACCGTTCAAAGGACATCGCGGCACGGCCCGCTCGTTTCTTGGGATCGGTAG
- the arr gene encoding NAD(+)--rifampin ADP-ribosyltransferase produces MPENPKPFEPHKSGAFLHGTKADLAVGDLLVPGHRMNYDSGRNANHVYVTQTLDAATWGAEMAVGEGRGRIYLVEPTGAVEDDPNVTDKRLPGNPTRSYRTREPVRIIGEITDWVGHSTEQIQAMRDTLADLARRGLDVIYD; encoded by the coding sequence GTGCCCGAGAACCCGAAACCCTTTGAACCACACAAGTCCGGTGCGTTCCTGCACGGCACCAAGGCCGACCTGGCGGTCGGTGACCTGCTGGTACCCGGTCATCGGATGAACTACGACAGCGGCCGCAATGCCAACCACGTCTACGTCACCCAGACACTCGACGCCGCCACCTGGGGAGCGGAGATGGCGGTCGGCGAGGGTCGGGGCCGGATATACCTCGTGGAGCCGACGGGTGCTGTCGAGGACGACCCGAATGTGACGGACAAGCGGCTCCCCGGAAACCCCACTCGCTCCTACCGCACCCGGGAACCCGTACGAATTATCGGCGAGATCACTGACTGGGTGGGCCATTCAACGGAACAGATTCAAGCCATGCGCGACACATTGGCCGATTTGGCGCGGCGCGGGCTGGACGTGATCTACGACTGA
- a CDS encoding DUF1801 domain-containing protein gives MSKDWRMDRVDEIRSLIKEAEPDVVEEIKWRKASNPDGVPAFSLDGLICTVETYKDKIKMTFAKGASVNDPAKLFNGSVGASVRRAIDLREGDQLDKRAFKALVQEAVRVNRDK, from the coding sequence GTGAGCAAGGACTGGCGCATGGATCGGGTCGACGAGATTCGGTCCTTGATCAAAGAAGCAGAGCCCGACGTTGTCGAGGAGATCAAGTGGCGCAAGGCATCGAACCCCGATGGCGTGCCCGCGTTCTCGTTGGATGGACTGATATGCACGGTGGAAACCTACAAGGACAAGATCAAGATGACCTTCGCCAAGGGCGCATCCGTGAATGACCCCGCCAAGTTGTTCAATGGCAGCGTTGGGGCATCCGTCAGGCGTGCGATTGATCTGCGCGAAGGCGACCAGTTGGACAAACGCGCGTTCAAGGCGTTGGTCCAAGAAGCTGTCAGGGTCAACCGCGACAAATAG
- a CDS encoding dienelactone hydrolase family protein: MIVAREVTYDVDGLTMVAHLAQPDGKGPWPAVLIGHDGIGLDDYQRGRADDLAKHGYIALAMDYHAGRTFFGDPEAMLARVMPLMADPARMHAIGRAALDVLLAVPGADHDRLAALGYGAGGRIVLELASARVPFKALAAIHPGLPAARPEDWINVGGAYLLCTGSEDPLCTPGQLLAFASSLQDAGVDWRVNVYGGAKHAFWAAPMHPDGALTGGTTHVVATVPGVAHHALHAKRAWQAVLDLLDETVGASSVSAQQP; encoded by the coding sequence ATGATCGTCGCGCGCGAAGTCACCTACGACGTCGACGGACTGACGATGGTGGCCCACTTGGCGCAGCCCGACGGCAAGGGTCCCTGGCCGGCAGTGCTCATCGGACATGACGGAATCGGTCTCGATGACTATCAACGTGGCCGCGCCGACGACCTCGCCAAGCACGGCTACATCGCCCTCGCGATGGATTACCACGCCGGCCGGACCTTCTTCGGTGACCCGGAGGCGATGCTGGCGCGGGTCATGCCCCTAATGGCTGACCCCGCCCGCATGCACGCCATCGGCCGTGCTGCGCTCGACGTTCTCCTTGCTGTGCCCGGCGCCGACCACGACCGGCTCGCAGCGCTCGGATACGGTGCAGGTGGCCGAATCGTGCTCGAACTCGCTAGCGCGAGAGTGCCATTCAAGGCACTCGCCGCGATCCATCCAGGCTTGCCGGCCGCGCGCCCCGAAGATTGGATCAACGTGGGCGGAGCCTACTTGCTATGCACAGGCTCCGAAGACCCACTCTGCACCCCCGGTCAACTGCTCGCGTTCGCCAGCTCGCTTCAGGACGCCGGAGTCGATTGGCGCGTAAACGTTTACGGTGGAGCCAAGCACGCCTTTTGGGCCGCTCCGATGCATCCTGATGGCGCATTGACCGGTGGCACCACTCACGTCGTGGCCACGGTGCCCGGCGTGGCCCATCACGCGTTGCATGCCAAACGGGCGTGGCAGGCGGTGTTAGACCTGCTCGATGAGACGGTTGGAGCATCGTCGGTTTCGGCACAGCAGCCGTGA
- a CDS encoding Rv2640c family ArsR-like transcriptional regulator yields the protein MPKTLPMIDMSAPVCCAPVAAGPMSDDDALQVALRLKALADPARVKIMSYLFSSASGEENSGGLSKALRLTESTVSHHLGQLRRAGLVESDRRGMNVYHRPHRDALGALCVVLDPNCCR from the coding sequence GTGCCGAAGACCCTCCCAATGATCGACATGTCTGCGCCGGTGTGCTGCGCCCCCGTGGCCGCCGGACCCATGAGCGACGACGATGCGCTCCAGGTGGCGTTGCGGCTCAAGGCGCTCGCCGACCCGGCAAGGGTCAAGATCATGTCCTATCTGTTCAGCTCTGCGTCGGGCGAGGAGAACAGTGGTGGCCTGTCGAAGGCGCTGCGATTGACCGAGTCCACCGTGAGTCACCACCTGGGCCAACTGCGGCGGGCTGGATTGGTTGAGTCCGACCGGCGTGGGATGAACGTCTACCACCGGCCACACCGCGATGCACTCGGCGCACTATGCGTTGTGCTGGACCCCAATTGCTGTAGGTAG
- a CDS encoding ArsI/CadI family heavy metal resistance metalloenzyme — MSRVQLALNVDNLDEAVTFYSKLFNTTPHKVKEGYANFAVTEPPLKLVLLENPGKGGTINHLGVEVESSDTVHAEIARLTGEGLFTDEEIGTTCCFATQDKVWVTGPAGEKWEVYTVLADSDTFGTSPQHLDKDGDAEGGVCCGGTASDDAKVAAGASCC; from the coding sequence ATGTCCCGTGTACAGCTCGCACTCAATGTCGACAACCTCGACGAGGCCGTCACGTTCTACTCCAAGTTGTTCAACACCACGCCTCACAAGGTCAAAGAGGGCTACGCCAACTTCGCCGTCACTGAACCGCCGTTGAAGTTGGTGCTCCTTGAGAACCCCGGCAAGGGTGGCACTATCAACCACCTCGGCGTTGAGGTCGAGTCCAGCGACACCGTGCACGCCGAGATCGCCCGGCTCACCGGCGAAGGTCTGTTCACCGACGAGGAGATCGGCACTACCTGTTGCTTCGCCACTCAGGACAAGGTCTGGGTCACCGGCCCAGCGGGTGAGAAGTGGGAGGTCTACACCGTCCTCGCCGACTCAGACACCTTCGGCACCAGTCCTCAACACCTGGACAAGGACGGCGACGCCGAGGGCGGCGTCTGCTGCGGAGGAACCGCGTCCGACGATGCCAAGGTGGCTGCGGGAGCATCCTGCTGCTGA
- a CDS encoding DinB family protein, producing the protein MRPVHSGPHWAHHRWVADEHAQVDRDDIAADLERARVEFHRLVAAAGPEDWGRPTSGTRWTNEQLLFHMVFGYMVVQRLLVLVRIFSRLPGPVSRTFANILDAATKPFHIINYYGSCAAALFYNRRRMGAKMDRVIASLQRKLARENDADFARGMRYPPRWDPFFDDYMTLEDLYLYPGRHFDFHAHQLTLTATR; encoded by the coding sequence ATGCGGCCCGTGCACAGCGGGCCGCATTGGGCGCATCATCGATGGGTGGCCGATGAGCACGCACAGGTTGATCGCGATGACATCGCTGCAGACTTGGAGCGGGCACGTGTTGAGTTTCACCGGCTCGTGGCGGCGGCCGGTCCCGAGGATTGGGGCAGACCAACTTCCGGAACACGGTGGACCAATGAGCAACTGCTGTTCCATATGGTGTTCGGCTACATGGTCGTTCAACGTCTACTCGTTCTGGTGCGGATCTTCAGCCGTTTGCCCGGTCCAGTGAGCCGCACCTTCGCCAACATCCTTGATGCCGCCACCAAGCCGTTCCACATCATCAACTACTACGGCTCGTGTGCGGCGGCACTGTTCTACAACCGGCGCAGGATGGGCGCAAAAATGGACCGCGTAATCGCCTCGCTGCAACGCAAACTCGCCAGAGAGAATGATGCCGACTTTGCTCGCGGTATGCGCTACCCGCCCCGGTGGGACCCCTTCTTCGACGATTACATGACGTTGGAGGATCTGTACCTCTACCCCGGACGGCACTTCGACTTCCACGCTCACCAGCTCACGCTCACCGCGACCCGGTGA
- a CDS encoding ArsR/SmtB family transcription factor — protein MSKSDLQLTDATRCVIAPLARQPLSPEAATELAAQLKALSDPVRLRLFSLVASHAGGEACVCDISGDFDVTQPTISHHLKVLKDAGLLVSERRASWVYYSVIPEALMNLASVLSTTASDHVAAGAPA, from the coding sequence ATGTCGAAGTCAGACCTTCAGCTCACCGACGCCACTCGCTGTGTCATCGCCCCTCTTGCCCGACAACCTCTTTCACCGGAAGCTGCCACCGAACTGGCAGCCCAACTCAAAGCCCTATCCGATCCGGTGCGCCTGCGTCTGTTCAGCCTCGTCGCCAGTCACGCCGGTGGGGAAGCCTGCGTCTGCGACATCTCCGGCGACTTCGACGTCACCCAGCCCACCATCTCCCACCACCTCAAGGTCCTCAAGGACGCCGGGCTTCTCGTATCCGAGCGCCGGGCGTCCTGGGTGTACTACTCCGTCATCCCGGAGGCGCTGATGAACCTCGCCTCTGTACTGAGCACCACCGCCAGCGACCATGTCGCGGCAGGAGCACCGGCGTGA
- the arsB gene encoding ACR3 family arsenite efflux transporter yields MTQPITSDAHPTVVEKLSLLDRFLPVWIGIAMAAGLLLGRLVPSLNTALNHVQVDGISLPIALGLLIMMYPVLAKVRYDRLDTVTGDRRLLVSSLVLNWVLGPALMFALAWLLLPDLPEYRTGLIIVGLARCIAMVIIWNDLACGDREAAAVLVALNSVFQVIMFAVLGWFYLSVLPGWLGLEQTTISTSPWQIAKSVLIFLGIPLLAGYLSRRLGEKAKGRGWYESAFLPKIGPWALYGLLFTIVILFALQGDQIASRPLDVVRIALPLLAYFAIMWGGGYLLGAALGLGYERTTTLAFTAAGNNFELAIAVAIATYGATSGQALAGVVGPLIEVPVLVALVYVSLALRRRFWAHTRHHGSRIGAHDD; encoded by the coding sequence GTGACCCAGCCCATCACTTCGGACGCACATCCCACCGTCGTTGAGAAGTTGTCGCTGCTCGACCGCTTCCTGCCGGTGTGGATCGGCATCGCCATGGCCGCCGGTCTGCTCCTCGGACGCCTCGTTCCCAGCTTGAACACGGCCCTGAATCACGTTCAGGTCGACGGCATCTCGTTACCTATTGCACTCGGCTTGCTGATCATGATGTATCCAGTTCTAGCCAAGGTCCGCTACGACCGACTCGACACCGTAACCGGCGACCGGAGGTTGCTAGTCAGCTCGTTGGTACTCAACTGGGTGCTCGGCCCGGCGCTGATGTTCGCCCTGGCTTGGCTGCTGCTGCCCGATCTGCCCGAATACCGCACCGGCCTGATCATCGTCGGACTGGCGCGCTGCATCGCTATGGTGATCATCTGGAACGACCTCGCCTGTGGCGACCGAGAAGCCGCCGCCGTGCTGGTCGCGCTCAACTCGGTTTTCCAGGTGATCATGTTTGCCGTACTCGGCTGGTTTTATCTCTCGGTGCTACCCGGCTGGCTCGGCTTGGAGCAGACGACCATCAGCACCTCTCCGTGGCAGATCGCCAAGTCCGTGCTCATCTTCCTGGGCATCCCGCTGCTGGCCGGGTATCTGTCCCGACGGCTTGGCGAGAAAGCCAAGGGCCGGGGCTGGTATGAGTCCGCGTTCCTGCCCAAGATCGGCCCTTGGGCGCTCTACGGCCTGCTGTTCACCATCGTCATTCTTTTTGCCCTGCAAGGCGATCAGATCGCTAGCCGACCCCTCGACGTCGTGCGTATCGCCCTACCGCTGCTGGCGTACTTCGCCATCATGTGGGGCGGCGGCTACCTCCTGGGCGCTGCGCTCGGCCTCGGGTATGAGCGCACCACCACCTTGGCTTTCACCGCAGCAGGCAACAACTTCGAACTGGCCATCGCCGTCGCTATCGCCACCTACGGGGCAACCTCCGGCCAGGCGCTCGCCGGTGTCGTCGGCCCGCTCATCGAAGTCCCCGTCCTCGTCGCCCTGGTCTACGTCTCCCTGGCCTTGCGACGCCGATTTTGGGCCCACACCCGGCACCATGGATCACGAATCGGAGCGCATGATGACTGA